CAATATGCCAACCATTTTGGCTtgtacatttgaaactcaaaaagtttcttttgagacttactataATATTAATGTCATGAACAATTTTACCCATCTGGGTAGTACAAATTAGCTCTTTTGGAGCtcataattaattttgtactataaGATCTCTTGTGAcaccatccatatggtgaatgtctcatttacaaaaaaaatcatatcataatatcatggtcaaaatcatcataagcaaaatcatttcttgctttaattttacctttaataacttttataaggcatgccaaaatattttggtgtatcacatgtacgcgactaatgatatattcatgtaaccacacaataatatttattctctttatttcactcaaacctcccttagaggtgagttgtatgGTATTCATccaatcatgcattgcatgtctttattcattatttttatcaCATATTACCACATTCACCTTTAAGAATGggtctgcattctcaatgcttgtcataagtcacattctcttcaaggaatgaaTCATAGTCAGCAATGTGCTTTATTAgtttttcataccaatttgatggtaaacattgccttcacattttgaaggactattttgagaacccttattattctccttttataatcatagtgatgactattattattttgttctttggaacgcccacgttcattggtcaaccacttgtcttcatttagatttattatgcgctgctaccacattcacttcaagaatggagcaaatcaagtgggacgcgcttcatgccttttcatgaaaaatatattatttttctttagtcatcattatatcatcaatatagtGCATTGGGATTCAAACCcaatgccttacccatataaaggcatgttatGCCATAATGAATTaagactcaaacccaactcttatcatcatggagcatcaggacttgcTCCTGATATCTTACCCTCATGGTGCGCTGGGAAATGAACCCACCGTCTTATCCTTATATAACGTTTATCACAAATTGTCTCGTTCACTTCAGGAAATGTAACATAATTCTACATAGCCATAAATTCAAACTTTAGTAAGTTCAACATAGCAAACAGTATCGTAATAAATAAGTGAattaaaaatgataagaaatatTATCAATGAAACTTTTGATCCAATACATATTTGTGTACTAATATACAATAGGTAAACTTATCAAAATCAAATGGTATCTTCATTCGTGGCCCGTGACCGgaagattttaatttttttttaattcttcttCACAAGCAGTAAAAACATTAATCTagataaataatataattaaaagaGATATATATGTCAAAACAAGAAAGTATGTAACATATATTGCATTGAAGCCAAGAAGACAAGTAATCTTAAATATTAGGACGGTTAAGAAAATTTTCTAACCGTTTGAAGCAATTCAGAAAGTAAGTTTCAATAAACACTAATCATCACACTAAATGTTACGTCAAACTCAAAGTGACAAAATACTTGGTAATTGGACTTAATTCTTACTGGTTAACGTGTCTCAATAGTTATTAAGCTCAATATTAGCAATATCCTTTATGAACTAATATAACTAACTATTGTATCAATCAATTCCTTTGCAAATAATTAAACATTCTAGAACGTATGCTTagtgaatattaaaaacaaaacatgtAGGCAATACATAAAATTTTATTGGTCAGAGAGTCATGTAAGAAGAGAAAAGTttaacaattatatatatatatatatatatatatatatatatatatatatatatatattaatcttATGGTGGGGTCACTttctatttgataaattaaaacCATTAAGGCATCAACCAAATATTATGATTAGATTCTGCATTATATACGGAACAAATGATCATTCTGCTTTGTATGATTATATAGAAGTGATTATAATCACAAATAAAACTTAAACCAGGTTTCACATAAAAATGCACAACTTTAAAAACAAGTACCTTATTCCGAAGAGAAAAACACAACTTAAAAAGAGTTAGCAAACCAAAAAGGGGATAAAATAATATTGGAACATATCACCTGATTTGCTTCAATGAGCAGCACCATCAAACAGTTCAATCtcaaggagaaaatcaaattcaATTTGAAGGCAACAATAGAGACTgactcgtgctgataacatgttatgaaataaaagtaatttagtaaaacatgaacaagaaattgagatagagagaaggaagataTTTTCTTCTACAATTGTATGTTCTTTCCatctattacaagacctttatataggcatgaaaaatgaataaatatgtcattgaatatgtcattaagcatttgagatcatGGAGAAAAATCATGGGGAGGTTATGGAGTTACAATCATAATTCCATAAGTATTATAATAGTGAAAGTTATGGAGATAATGAAGAAGAATAGTGAACATTACTCCTTTGGTAGTTATGGACATGAAACCCAATTCAAGATTTTATAACAATAAGCATTATATTCAAGACGAagaatctttctttattttttccaaGGAGTAGACCGATTTCGCGAGAGCCCATGCACATTATATTATAAATGTAATGATTAATCAGTACTTTTTTTGGATTAATCGGCAATGTCTGAAAAGTTTTTGACTGCAGTGCGTCAGGCTATATTTCTCATCCTCGTAAAATTGGTGTGCGGTTACTATAACTAGGTCATAAAGTCATTATAAACGTTAACTGAGCatcaaaatttatatttgacctcAAAAACTAAAAGGAAGAAAATCTTACGCAAGATTAGGTTAGTGTATGAACATAAAATTGATTAAAACTTGAAACAATGAGTTTTTTAGAATGAGATAAAAAAtgattatttaaaaattaaaattacgtTTGAACATACATTTTACTTGAAAAGAGTTTAAAGTTTTGAGAgcaaaaaacttcaaaaactactctacaattgtttttgggatttgaagattttgtttttaaaatctgCCAAAAATGATTAAAtcgataaataaataaataaatagatatttgaaaacaatttgaaAAAATCTCGTAAATTTTATGGTCAAACGGGAGCTATAAGTCTGCTAAGCCACTAGGGCTTGGGAGACAAAACATATGAAAATTGTTCGTATAACACGAACCAAATTTTGGGAGCAAGCGAGAAACAGCTGCTGCAATACCAGCAACCGTCCAGTATTTTTTCTACCTAACACCTATTATCCCACTACAAAATTCTGTAAAATTTCTTCTCTTACAATTATGCAAAACAGTGACATTAAAATTCCCTTTAAACTTGGCAGGTTTGTAATTGATCGGAACCATGCTTTTGATAGTATCCCCTTAAACATTAGGCAGTTTCAACTCTAACAATATACTTCAAATCCTCCACAGTTAAAGGGAGCGAATATAGATTGAGACACAGCAAAATGCAACGATAGCAGATACAAGCTCATGCACAGAAAACCAAAATATGCATTTCATGAAACAAGTATAGCATATAACAGCAATTCAAATGAATTTGTGAGCTTGACACAACACAGAACAATTTCAAATCCAAACACCAATTAAATTTGGTTGTAGGATGCACAGTGATGTCATTTTCATCGTTCAAGCTGAACAGACTTACCGGGACGAAAATCTACACAGACAATCTCAGCACACACAAGTTCAATTATAGCTGCCATTCAGCAAGGGGTCTATACAAATCCGCACTCCATTCATCCTATGCTACTCATGTCCGGCTTTCTTTTGATAATAGAAAGACGCACCAAATCCTTTGAAATATCACTTCTGATAGCCAGGAGGAGGATAACCGGAAGGAGGATAACCAGCAGGTGGATAGGCAGGAGCTGGATAACCTTGTTGAGGAGGTGGTTGACCATATGCTTGTTGAGGAGGTGGTTGACCATAAGCTGCCCCATACGCTGGAGGAGGATATCCAACAGTTGGTGGGTAAGGCTGATCTAGTCGTGACATGTGCTGCACTGGTGGCACCGCCATTGGTTGAGGACCAAACTTGCCATCTCTCTTGTCCATTTCAACCTTATGTTGTGTCTGCAATGCTCATCAACCACAGTAACCTCAGATGTAAACTATTAACTAGGGAACAGTAAGCTACTTACTGCAGAAAGCTTACAAGCTCCAGCTACTTGTAagttcctcttttcttttttcttttttttttggatgagTAACCTCGGCTTTTGACTTCATATTATCACGAATTATTTTTACCACATCAACCATTGTAAAAGTTTTGTTATGTCTATATGAGAAGCATTTCATGTTTGATACATTGATTTAAGTTTCTTGCTTACCTGCATACAGGCACAAACCCTGCAACCAGAAGATGCAGAGCATATTTAGGaacaaaaatttgaaatattatacATAAAGATAATATGCACGAATAGAGCAAATATAGAGAAGCTTACGTGCAGTAGACCATGTCAGACAAACATGATAGCAACTGAGAAGCTTCCTGGATCTCTTCGCTTCCAACAATCATAGCCACAATTGAAAATATGCAAGCAAGTTGTTGGAGGCAGAACATGAAACCCTAGGATGAAGGAAGAAATGTGTTTAACCAAATGGCTTATAAATTTACTTAAAACCAGTGAAAATGGGAATTTGGAGAGAGAGTTTACTATAATGCAATTATCACATTGAGTTGTTTGTATGTTGAACTCATCTTGCAACAAGAAGCGGGTTGAAGCAACTGAATTTCCAAAGCAAAGTAAAACCTGGTAGTTTTAAATATCGATTAGCTGACCATCACATCAGAATATAAAAACAGATTTTTTATAAAGCTGCAGTACCATCAAGGCAATTAATAACTTTATACTTATAGCTAGGAGACCTGGGAAATGCACCACAGGCACTGCTATCCAAAAGGTAACCTTACTGATATTCTAAGGAGATTGCAGATCAAAACGGCACATAAAGTGTCTCAAACATACAGCCAACCAAAATAAGTAGATACCATAGGATATGATAAGGTTTGAAGTCCTTGATGTGTACATTCAGAATGATAACTTATCGCCAGCAATTAGAAAATGCTTGCAACAGGGCATGTATCGGAGTCAGATAGAGACATGTATAAGAGAGTGGCAATATCTTGATTACTCCACAATCATCAGTGTAGAGTTGCGTCACCTACATAAAATAGTATTTAGCAGATGGGGTGAAGTTTCTTAGCCGTTTCATTTCACCAACTTTAAAGttattaagagcccgtttggacaaaagaaatttttcactttttttcgaaatcagcgtttggtcataaatttttcaattttcacttgaagatgcattttggaatttttcgaaaatttgaaaaactccaaaaaactgtttttcaaaattcactcagatcactcacaaaacttcaaaaacaacccaaaattatattcatgtccaaacacaaaatctaattttcaaataccattttcacttgaaaaattttttcacctttttttgaaattttccaattcttatgtccaaacgcccactaagtacATAATAGTCCATTAATTTGGAATTTCCTATTGACCATCTAAATTCTTTTCAACCCATTTAGCAGTGAATGAAAGAATCCATCCTTGCATCTGATACTATGTTATTTTACTATATAATTTTAGCCATGAGAGAGAAATCTAATGACTGTGCAGCAAAACATCAGATTCAACTCCTTGCTTCCAAAGAATATAAAGCCATCTCTAACAATAATATTGCACATGTAAATAACTAAAAGAGGAAAAAtgaaaatgtattgaagactTGATTTTGACACTACAAGATAATTTCCTAATGTAGTTATCTAGTAGGATACGGAAAGTAATAATTCTCTTAAAAATATTCTAGAATATCATAGAATATCCTACAATATTTTCCTATTTAAATACAAATTTAGCAAAATGTTAACCTATAATTgcattaaatttttatattttaacacCCTTAATCTCAAATAGTGGAAACCAACTTGAGTTTGCTCTTTGAGTAAGAGAAAGTTGCTTCCGAAGACCTGCAAGAGAAACTGCAGGAAAGATCCAAGTTGCTTCTGGGATGGTCgtaagagaaagagaagagagcAAGGTTTCCTGAAGAAAAATGGCCAAGCAGGTTTTCCACAAATTGGTATACATGGTCTTGTAGTCGGTCATTTTCTTATGTTGGTAGTATATGGCCCTTTGCTTCCGTCTGTCTTCATCGCATTAAGCCAACATAGACCCCATAGTGGTTTCAGTGATTGATGGGTATAGTAATAAAGGCTTCCTGGCATTGTAGACACTAGAATGGAGGTATTCCTTTATTGTCAGAGCGGCGCCATTCACCTGCAGAAGAGAGGGATGGTGTCCATTGCCTAAGGGAAGAGGGCATTATGTAGGCTGACAACCTTTCATAGGTTGTTTCGAGGGCACCAGTCACCTAAGAAATGAGAAATAAGAGATGAGCCGCATCGGATGCTTGGGAAGAGATGCCCAGTGCAAAACACCGGAAGAAGAGAGTAGTAGTATCGAAcaccggaaaaaaaaaaaaaaaaaagcagagAATGTCGATCGCCAGAAAGATGAGCAGCACCAGAAAGAGGAACCGCACAAGCTGTCGAGGAGATGAGCAGAGCCGACCATCACAATGAGGAGCTAAGCCAATCACTAAGAAAGAGGAGGACATCGACAGCCAAAGCAGACAGCGTACGATTGTCTACTGGTAGGTGAAGGTTGTGAGTCTACCAAGATCATAGAGACTAGATACCATGTAAAGAAAttaaagagagaagaaaagatgTATGGAGCTCCTTATATGAAGTCTTGATCAAGAATAACAAATCATACTTAATAATATTCTAGCACTTAAACTATCACACAATATTCTCAAATTAAGATACAATGGATTTAGACCATTTTAacatataattacaataattttcttgatattttagCAGTAAACACAAAAATAAAGTGAACCAACTTTCCACTTACCTCAGTTGCTAAACAAAATTCAGGACAACGACTTTCTCCACACCGACCACTGCAGGGCATATAACCCGCACAACATGTATACCTGTGACGGACAGAAAATTTCGTTATACCAAAGCTAGCACCATCAGAAATTACTTAAAGATAAAAATGGTTTACCTTGTCATATCACCGTAGAGAGCCCGTTTCCGAAGCAAATATGATGCACATGGTGCACTGTAATTTGAAATTTTAGTAATGCAAGTTACATAACGTATTAAAAGGACTTCTTTATTTAAGTAACAAGAGGAAAAAAGTAATTACATAATAGAAGAACAAATATAGCAGGAATCCAGTTACAAATGTTATCAAGAAATATCTTGGTATCTAAACACATGCATTGAGGGACATCCCTTGAAATTGATCACGAACCTAATGAGTGATAATTACTTTTATTAGAACTTCTAGATTACATGAATGCTAGTGTATCCAACAGCGAGATaagttttacaaaaagaaaaattaaaaagcaCCAGCAAACTGGGATTAAAACCAAATACCATCACAAAATCAGAGGAAAACACCCTTCACTATTTCCTGCTGTTCAGTACATTTAGAAATTAGAAGTGTCCATAGTAGAAGCACCACCCAGCAATCGCTCATATACCCTTAAAACCAAGATAGTTTCCAGTAAATCAGGCCCCTCTTTTGACAACGGCAGCAGCCTTCCCCCCTCCCTTACCGAACCAAATCTGAAAACTGTGGTTCCAAAGCTAGCCTACAGTTTTTAAACACAAATGCTATGGTGATTAACTAACGTGCACCATCTTTTACAGTATTTCTATTTTAACTTTCTGCATTTGATTAACAAGACAGGCATGGGTGCTTGCACGCATGCAACCAAGTTGCAAGCAGAGAGATAATACAGGCTACCAGCCGAGtcagaaaaataaggaaatactTTAACTTTAAAAGACCCTTCTTTAGTCTGCTTCAATTTCTGTGTATACTTGAATCATTTGGTGCATCACTTTGTTGACATTAGAGAAGAATACAACTGATATAACTTTGATAGGTGTAACTTATTTCAAATCCTAGACACAAACTCAATTTCTAGAGTGAGGTATCTGATAACCAGACTACCAGCTAAAACGGATTGTACTTTCATCATCTCTCATAGTACATTAAGCTATACAAGGCATCCTTCTACTTGGATGTGTAAAGCTTTTCCTCCACCTATCACGCAATCAATTGCATTTTCTACTATTACGAATTCCATTAACCAAATTCTGCAGTCGTTTGTTTGAGATCTAAAAGGAACAATCATTGTATCAAAGCTTGCATTGTTTAATCCCTTGGTTGGTTATTATTTTTCATATACTCTCTACATGATTCTGCATAACTatacaaaaatactttttaaCAAATGCAAGGAGGGTTCAGAATAGTATCTCAATCGAGAACTTTAAAGTTAAAGTGTTTCCAATTATACAaaagtgtcattctttttggaacaaactaaaaaaaaaagagtgccaTATAAAATAGAACAGAGGGAGTACAATCTTATTACTATAATTTGTACATATCTTGTCCTTGAATGAAATGACCCTACCCTAAGGGTACTGTTAAGGGATTTAACAGGAACAGGTTCAACTCTAAACTAAATCCAGCTTATCTAACAGATAAACATAACTATCTAAATTGAAGTCTTCATCCCACAACTTTTTCTAAGCATCCAATATAACTCAAGTCCAAGGAAAAGACAAGAACTAAGTCAAAGCATCACAAATCCTATCAGCAAAACACTCGTTCCTTCAAAATCAACAATCAAAACATAAAATTCTCCAGCTTAACGATATATGACTACCAGAAAATTTCAGTCCCAAGACGAAATCACACGAATTGCAGCAAATAATTTCAGAAATAAGCATAGATCAATAGATCAAATCAACAACATTAGATTTACTTTATAAAAAAACATACACATAAAGACATACTTACCACCACAGGGAAAAACAGCAATCTGCAAAAAAGGAAACATGAAACGTATAAGGAAAACACGTACATTAATTGGAATTAAACACAGAAAATCTGAGATAGGAATTTACAAGGAGTGTCAGCTTGCACAGTGCGCATAAGATCAGTGTGCCAGAGATTACGATAATTCTGGCGAACCTGCATCTTATTCAAATACTCCTGCGATGCCATATCTGCGAATACTGCTGAAGATTGAGAGAAACAgtaaaatcagaaaccctaaataaaaaaataaaatctacTTTGTTAATCAATGAATGGGAACAAGAGTTTTTGCGAATGAGAACTGAGTCAATAATATAGTCGATAAAAACGAAACTGACAGGTCTTCGACTGTTGACCGAGCAAAAAAGTTGGGAAGTTTCCTGTACCAGTTGGCAATGACGTTCGAAGTGGGTTTTGAAAATTCAAACCGTGAAGACGACGTTCTCTTTCTCCCTTTTATCTATGCTTCCCCTTTTTTGCTTTTTTAAGTCAAAAGTAATTGGAACAAAGAACAATGGAAAAGCCGAAAAGCAAGTGGCTGAAAGTAAAGTTTATagtgaaagaaaaggaaaaaataaaaacaatttatTGTTTGTTTGTAAAAGGTGTTTTTAAAAAAGGATAATGCAATAATCCTCCTCCCCAACATCATGGGTGACTATAAAATTATGTAattaagaataataaaataagaagttttaaagttaaattatttttaaatataaataaatgacacttttttcaaagtagaaaatATCGTAAGATGTATTATAAATTcgaagtaaagaaaaaaaaaattaaggaaagaaaaaacttctttggGCATGTCTAACAGAGAAAAAGAGATGTATCTTTATCGATTTTTAACAGAAAAAAGGTAAAGAAAGTGTTTGCCCCAAAACAGAAGTTTGGTACCACCTATATTTCTGGTTAGTGAATTATTCATTTGATCTTAGATTAAAATGGGTCATAATGGGTAGATTGAAAGAATAATTTGGTAAATGTCTATTGTGCAATTGATGTTTGGTGACTCATGAATGTACAATAACTGCAGCGAATTGTGGTTTATGAATGGTGAAATAAATATAACTTGGACTGCCTTCAGCACTATTGGAAGTTGAAACTTGAACGCAAGATTAGTTCAAATCTTGAAACTTACAATTTTAAGAGAAATAATAATACATCAACCTACACTAACATTACTCATCCCAAATATGAACAAGCAGAAATTACTGAGATATGAACAAACTGAGATAAGTACAAAAGTTTTTGCCTGAAATATCTGCCAAATATATACAGTGCAGCTTGTTTTCTTATGATCAAATTGTACAaagaaatcaaacaagtttaAGATACTACATGCATCTCCAAAAAATATAGTGTCACACCAAAAAAGTGTCTCAGCAGCATATCACAACGGGTAAATTCTAGCAGTAACTATGGCTTCAAATCAGGAGTCACACAAATGCTTCACATAAAGATTTCTTGACATTGGTAGAGAGCTTCAGACATACATCTATCAACCATGTTGTGTTAGTGTATGCCGTACACAAATATCATGTGATTCTTACGCGCATAAGAAGGAATCTCGATTGATTTATGAACGTGTGTCTATATGAACGACCACATAATGCTCTATatataggcaaaatacataaagacCCCGAAAACATGTTTGAATACTTATAATACATATCACAGTGTGTATATACATACATGTCTTGTATTCATTGGTTTGATGTACACATCGGATGTGACACATGATGTGGGTAAGTTTTATTTAGGTTATACCTTGCTGTTTTCAGTAACAAGTTGAAGACAACTGAAGATGGAaaccaccaaaggatgtggtgcagtggaTGAGGCTGTCCCGCCTTTAACAGAGGTCTCAGCCATGGGAATGGATAAATCCTTGGTAAGGAGCGCTTCCCCCAAATTGGCCATACGCGACGCGAATCCGGATTTGTCGGATTCCAATGCGGGTACCGAATACCAGATGAGAAATCAAAAAACAAAAGATGGAGATTCACTAACAAGAATAATGTGTTAAGCGATTTGTTCTATTTCTCCTATTTAACTACTTACAGGTTTTGATCTAGTTGAATGACTGTTTTGGTTTATAAAGTGATTTCTTTTCCGTGTCAGGATACTTTAGTTGTTCTTCACTTAAAGAAATTGGTATTGTTTTTGCTGTTAGTACTGTAGCTTATGGGCATGTACCACTGCACATTGTGAGTGAATTTTATTCCACCCTAATAGCTGATgtgataaaaaaataattaagcaAAAGATGGGCccctttcttttctcttcttcggATTGCTTCAACCACGCCTTCTTTCTCCTCCTCCCCCTTTCTTCTTCAGATattatttcattctctttcttcttttttttccctaCTTGCTACAGTTAGTGGGCGTTtgaacataagaattgtaaaattccaaaaaaagtaaaaaaaaagtttcaagtgaaaatggtatttgaaaattagagttgtgtttggacatgaatattattttgggttatttttgaagttttatgagtgaaatttttttaaaaatagctttttgaaatttttcaaattttcgaaaaatttcaaaatttattttcaagtgaaaattaaaaattttatggccaaacaccgatttcaaaaaaaaaaagtaattttttttaatgccaaacgggctcttagtcaTCGGTGCCCCAAAATTCGAAAGATTATCATGAATCCACCAATCAACTG
This DNA window, taken from Nicotiana tabacum cultivar K326 chromosome 15, ASM71507v2, whole genome shotgun sequence, encodes the following:
- the LOC107779997 gene encoding uncharacterized protein LOC107779997, which gives rise to MASQEYLNKMQVRQNYRNLWHTDLMRTVQADTPYCCFSLWCAPCASYLLRKRALYGDMTRYTCCAGYMPCSGRCGESRCPEFCLATEVLLCFGNSVASTRFLLQDEFNIQTTQCDNCIIGFMFCLQQLACIFSIVAMIVGSEEIQEASQLLSCLSDMVYCTVCACMQTQHKVEMDKRDGKFGPQPMAVPPVQHMSRLDQPYPPTVGYPPPAYGAAYGQPPPQQAYGQPPPQQGYPAPAYPPAGYPPSGYPPPGYQK